Proteins encoded together in one Haloarcula rubripromontorii window:
- a CDS encoding glycosyltransferase family 2 protein, whose amino-acid sequence MVSVSVVIATLKPRDEIEAIQCLEQQAFDDFEVIVCDESPVTRARNEGIRRASSDKIVFLDDDSRPRPGYLRKASEVLETEAAYAGRTIHPADDVFARHFTGHYDWGDDACYVRHFWGCNMGVHRDVFRTVGGWDEQMGWGHEEKELARRVRSKFDILYDPELIVDHPYASSITEYWKKQYKLETKSPYYWSKCNISRADQLKNIFCEVFDPLNYLRITPTATVVEAGSTVAKTAGRLRGFLGHLQDEAERGEAPEIDRSPQSVEPSE is encoded by the coding sequence ATGGTATCGGTCAGCGTTGTCATCGCGACACTGAAGCCCCGAGATGAGATTGAAGCAATACAGTGCCTCGAGCAGCAGGCATTCGACGACTTCGAGGTTATCGTATGCGATGAGAGCCCAGTAACCAGAGCACGGAATGAGGGGATCAGACGTGCCTCAAGCGACAAGATCGTGTTTCTCGATGATGACTCCCGACCCCGACCGGGATATCTCCGAAAAGCCAGCGAGGTCCTCGAAACAGAGGCAGCCTACGCCGGTCGAACCATTCACCCAGCAGATGACGTATTTGCCCGACATTTCACCGGCCACTACGATTGGGGAGACGATGCGTGCTACGTCAGACACTTCTGGGGGTGTAACATGGGCGTTCACAGGGACGTGTTCAGGACCGTCGGTGGGTGGGACGAACAGATGGGGTGGGGTCACGAAGAAAAAGAACTCGCCAGGCGGGTCAGAAGCAAGTTTGATATTCTGTACGACCCCGAGCTCATTGTCGATCATCCGTACGCGTCTTCTATTACCGAATACTGGAAGAAACAGTATAAACTCGAAACGAAGAGTCCATACTACTGGTCAAAGTGCAACATCTCGCGAGCGGACCAGCTAAAGAATATTTTCTGTGAGGTATTTGACCCACTGAATTACCTCAGGATAACACCGACAGCTACCGTGGTAGAGGCCGGTAGTACTGTTGCAAAGACAGCTGGGCGTCTTCGGGGCTTCCTCGGTCATCTCCAGGACGAAGCGGAAAGGGGCGAGGCACCAGAGATTGATCGCTCTCCCCAATCCGTAGAACCGTCAGAATAA
- a CDS encoding Gfo/Idh/MocA family protein, whose amino-acid sequence MTYTVAVIGTGADPDDPDTDGFAMAYRHAGAYRRLDSCEITACADVVPENAKNFGERWDLPDGNVYTDTEKMLAAIEPDIVSVCVPPHIHAPVVMTCAESGVMDAIHCEKPMATRWEDCQTMVSACKRAGIQLTFNHQRRFGKPFRKAKSLLESGKIGSLERIELGGKNLFDYGSHLFDLCGYFTDQAMSKWVMAGIEYSEENVQFGAHNENQAIAQWRYTNGVNGLASTGDGGIVDCHMRLLGTDGVIEIGGEVPLRLRTGKNWTTIDTDGEDVHGPNETIFDAAKQKVSARIPGVTVENARPETYIDRAIADTVDALTTGREPELSADNALQATELIFGCWESARRCGRVDFPLEIDDNPLESMVESGQVLTADNQ is encoded by the coding sequence ATGACGTACACTGTCGCAGTCATTGGGACTGGTGCAGATCCGGACGACCCGGATACCGACGGGTTCGCAATGGCATACAGACATGCAGGCGCGTACAGGCGGTTAGATTCGTGTGAAATTACCGCCTGTGCCGACGTCGTCCCGGAGAATGCGAAAAACTTCGGTGAACGATGGGACCTCCCGGATGGAAACGTCTACACGGATACTGAAAAGATGCTCGCGGCTATCGAACCCGACATCGTCAGTGTCTGTGTTCCGCCCCATATCCATGCACCTGTCGTGATGACGTGTGCTGAGAGTGGGGTAATGGACGCAATCCACTGCGAAAAGCCGATGGCAACGAGATGGGAGGACTGTCAGACAATGGTGTCGGCCTGTAAGCGGGCCGGCATCCAACTCACATTCAATCATCAACGGCGGTTCGGAAAGCCCTTCCGGAAGGCCAAGTCGCTGCTTGAAAGCGGAAAGATAGGCTCTCTAGAGCGAATCGAACTGGGTGGAAAAAATCTATTTGACTACGGGTCACACCTGTTTGACCTTTGTGGGTACTTCACTGATCAAGCGATGTCGAAATGGGTGATGGCCGGAATCGAATACAGCGAGGAAAACGTACAGTTTGGGGCCCACAACGAGAATCAGGCAATCGCGCAATGGCGATATACGAACGGTGTCAACGGGCTTGCATCGACAGGGGATGGTGGTATTGTCGACTGTCATATGCGACTGCTTGGTACAGACGGAGTCATAGAAATCGGTGGAGAGGTTCCCCTACGGCTCCGGACCGGGAAAAACTGGACAACAATCGACACTGATGGAGAGGATGTACATGGGCCCAACGAAACAATATTTGACGCTGCAAAACAGAAGGTCAGCGCTCGAATACCGGGAGTCACTGTAGAGAACGCAAGACCGGAAACCTATATTGACCGTGCCATTGCGGACACCGTCGACGCACTTACCACGGGCCGTGAACCCGAGCTTTCAGCAGACAATGCACTGCAGGCAACAGAGCTTATATTCGGATGCTGGGAGTCCGCTCGCCGGTGCGGGCGAGTCGATTTCCCACTGGAGATCGACGACAACCCGCTGGAGTCGATGGTCGAAAGTGGACAAGTACTCACCGCTGACAATCAGTAA
- the aglF gene encoding UTP--glucose-1-phosphate uridylyltransferase AglF produces MKAVVLAAGKGTRLQPLTDDLPKALVKVDGAPLLTHCLDELVSLDADEFVIVVGYRQEQIIDYYGDSYDGVPITYVHQEEPAGLAHALLQAEQEIEDDFMLMLGDNVFRGNLDTVVQRQQEQRVDCAFLVEEVPESEASRYGVCVTNKYGEITDVVEKPDDPPSNLVMTGFYTFSPAIFKACSLVQPSDRGEYELSDAIDLLMDSGRTIDAVRLNGWRIDVGYPEDRDAAEQRLSKEAATPASSGGNIPQ; encoded by the coding sequence ATGAAAGCAGTAGTCCTCGCAGCCGGGAAGGGAACACGACTTCAGCCACTGACTGATGACCTTCCAAAAGCGTTAGTCAAGGTAGACGGAGCGCCGCTTCTGACACACTGTCTTGACGAACTCGTTTCTCTTGATGCAGACGAGTTTGTTATCGTCGTCGGATATCGCCAAGAGCAGATTATCGACTACTACGGAGACTCGTACGATGGCGTCCCGATAACGTATGTCCATCAGGAGGAGCCTGCTGGGCTAGCACACGCCTTGTTACAGGCTGAACAGGAAATTGAGGACGATTTTATGCTGATGCTGGGAGACAACGTGTTTCGAGGGAACCTCGACACAGTCGTGCAACGACAACAAGAGCAACGCGTCGACTGCGCATTTCTGGTAGAAGAGGTCCCTGAAAGCGAGGCATCCCGGTATGGCGTTTGCGTGACAAATAAATACGGTGAGATAACCGATGTGGTAGAAAAGCCAGACGACCCCCCATCTAATCTGGTCATGACCGGCTTTTACACGTTTTCCCCAGCAATATTCAAAGCATGCAGCCTGGTTCAGCCCTCTGATCGGGGGGAGTACGAACTCAGCGATGCCATTGATTTACTGATGGACAGCGGAAGAACCATCGACGCCGTTCGTCTCAACGGGTGGCGTATCGACGTTGGATATCCTGAAGATAGGGATGCTGCAGAACAGCGCCTTTCAAAAGAAGCAGCCACACCAGCCTCTAGCGGCGGCAATATCCCCCAATAG
- a CDS encoding DUF7344 domain-containing protein, translated as MAEEEQELSRDQMFDILSSSRRRYTLYYLRQQIEPVQLTDLAEELAAWENDTTVEELSSQARKRVYVSLYQTHAPKLQEAGLITYDADTGEIALREDAPEVEPFISNGDDESKWYQYYGAVALLNAVLVIAAIVGVPLLSAVNPLVIGLVVISSFLVLSIAHAVSRRRGKKDKTFDIGEP; from the coding sequence ATGGCAGAAGAAGAACAAGAGCTCTCGCGCGACCAAATGTTCGATATCCTCAGCAGTTCTAGGCGTCGATACACACTTTATTATCTGCGCCAACAGATAGAACCAGTCCAGCTGACCGATTTAGCTGAGGAATTGGCTGCGTGGGAGAACGATACAACCGTCGAAGAACTCTCCTCGCAGGCGCGAAAGCGGGTGTACGTTTCGCTGTATCAGACCCATGCTCCGAAACTTCAGGAGGCAGGGCTAATAACGTATGACGCTGATACGGGTGAGATAGCTCTTCGAGAGGATGCCCCGGAAGTTGAACCGTTCATCAGCAATGGCGATGACGAGTCGAAATGGTATCAGTACTATGGCGCAGTGGCGCTACTTAATGCCGTTTTGGTCATAGCAGCGATCGTCGGTGTACCTCTGCTCAGTGCCGTTAATCCGTTGGTTATTGGACTAGTCGTCATCAGTTCATTTCTCGTGCTTTCTATTGCTCACGCGGTTTCCAGACGCCGAGGAAAAAAGGACAAAACCTTTGATATCGGTGAGCCGTGA
- a CDS encoding carbohydrate-binding domain-containing protein produces MTNEEQNRSHDSGDVSRDNSSSAGKTVVDRRTCMKLAGVAVASLAGCAGKGDPTTGGSAATFGYGGEPAVTTQLSAVDVSQVAEDTSTARSVSSLSIDSPLSTTLSPGSADLFAFTPDSEDLAVEFTPSTDTGVAALGLFNPDGELLSQAYASSDAPVYLPESLSTSGTHYLQVMDVSRSGGDYSLTVSTDSTTQSQSPYEGSVRAIPGRIQAQNFDIGGEGEAYHDTSGGNIYGSANRDSDVDIRPTGDKSGKYNIGYFQAGEWLEYTIDATSGTYDISVRVASALSDGQLELSIGDRTITTVTVPNTGDWTSWETVTVEDIEIESDQQATLRVEALDSGVEFNWIEFEKVDTQKPYEGTQVTIPGRIEAQNFDTGGEGVSYSDTTAGNEYDTSYRDTDVDIRETQDDSGEYNIGYFEDGEWLEYSADVSPGQYDLRARVATTRDDRRLRFYLGDQELGTVDVPNTGGWTAWETATLEDVTIEADGQRVLRVEAVGSGIDFNWAEFEVAENQPFDDVPTLPGRIQAQAYDLGGEGVSYHDTTAGNEYDLGYRDSDVDIRETKDSSGTYNIGYFEDGEWLEYTVEVPAGTYDINVRVATTRDNRQLQVSLDGDKLGTVDVPNTGGWTAWETATLPDVTVQDGGTHVLQVKAVGSGIDFNWFEFSEVAETETATETETSTETETATETETSTETETATETETSTETESGTDDFGSESYGMGGYGGTQ; encoded by the coding sequence GTGACCAACGAAGAACAGAATCGCTCGCACGACAGTGGTGATGTGTCGCGAGATAATAGTAGTTCGGCGGGAAAGACCGTCGTAGACCGCCGCACGTGCATGAAATTAGCAGGTGTAGCCGTTGCTTCCTTGGCAGGCTGTGCCGGTAAAGGTGATCCTACCACTGGAGGGTCGGCAGCAACATTCGGCTATGGCGGTGAGCCGGCAGTTACGACTCAGCTCAGCGCAGTCGATGTTTCGCAGGTGGCCGAAGACACCAGTACGGCACGGTCGGTCAGCAGTCTCAGTATCGATTCCCCACTCTCGACAACACTGTCTCCAGGTTCCGCTGATCTATTTGCGTTCACCCCCGACAGCGAGGACCTGGCGGTTGAATTCACGCCGAGTACAGACACAGGTGTTGCTGCGCTCGGATTGTTCAATCCAGACGGTGAACTCCTCTCCCAGGCGTACGCGAGTTCGGATGCACCAGTGTATCTCCCGGAATCTCTCTCGACCAGTGGCACACACTATCTGCAAGTCATGGACGTCAGTCGAAGCGGTGGCGATTACTCACTGACTGTTTCAACGGATAGTACGACGCAGTCGCAGTCGCCGTACGAGGGATCTGTCAGAGCGATTCCCGGCCGTATCCAGGCACAGAATTTCGATATCGGTGGCGAAGGTGAGGCGTACCACGACACGTCTGGCGGAAATATATACGGTTCTGCAAACCGAGATTCTGACGTTGATATCCGGCCAACAGGAGACAAGTCCGGAAAGTACAACATCGGCTACTTCCAGGCCGGAGAGTGGCTCGAGTATACAATTGATGCCACATCTGGAACGTATGATATCAGTGTCCGAGTGGCGTCGGCACTTTCTGACGGGCAACTCGAACTGTCTATTGGAGATCGCACCATCACAACTGTCACTGTCCCCAACACGGGCGACTGGACCTCGTGGGAGACAGTCACCGTAGAGGACATCGAAATCGAGTCCGACCAACAGGCGACGCTTCGCGTCGAAGCGCTGGATTCCGGTGTGGAATTCAATTGGATCGAATTCGAGAAAGTCGACACACAGAAACCGTACGAGGGGACTCAAGTCACGATTCCCGGACGCATCGAGGCTCAGAACTTCGACACAGGTGGCGAAGGAGTATCATACTCCGATACGACCGCTGGGAACGAATACGACACCAGTTATCGTGACACCGATGTCGATATCCGAGAGACCCAAGACGACTCCGGCGAGTACAACATCGGGTACTTCGAGGACGGCGAATGGCTCGAATACTCGGCTGATGTTTCGCCCGGGCAATACGACCTCAGGGCCCGCGTTGCAACAACGCGAGACGATAGACGGCTCAGGTTCTATCTCGGCGATCAGGAGTTAGGAACCGTTGACGTTCCTAATACGGGAGGCTGGACGGCGTGGGAGACTGCCACGCTAGAAGACGTGACCATCGAAGCCGACGGACAGCGAGTGCTTCGGGTCGAAGCCGTCGGGTCCGGTATTGATTTCAACTGGGCTGAGTTTGAAGTCGCCGAGAACCAACCGTTCGACGACGTTCCGACGCTTCCCGGTAGGATACAGGCCCAAGCGTACGACTTAGGCGGCGAAGGCGTGTCGTATCATGATACCACTGCTGGTAATGAGTACGACCTCGGCTATCGGGATTCTGACGTCGATATCCGGGAAACGAAGGACAGTTCCGGCACGTACAACATCGGGTATTTCGAGGACGGCGAATGGCTCGAATATACCGTTGAGGTGCCGGCCGGAACGTACGATATCAACGTTCGCGTCGCAACGACACGCGATAACAGGCAACTGCAGGTCAGCCTCGACGGTGATAAACTCGGGACAGTAGACGTGCCGAACACCGGTGGCTGGACAGCATGGGAGACAGCGACCCTTCCTGACGTAACGGTTCAGGACGGTGGCACCCACGTCCTCCAGGTGAAAGCAGTCGGCTCTGGCATCGACTTCAACTGGTTCGAATTCAGTGAGGTAGCAGAGACGGAGACAGCGACTGAAACAGAGACATCGACAGAAACCGAGACGGCGACTGAAACAGAGACATCGACAGAAACCGAGACGGCGACTGAAACAGAGACATCGACAGAAACCGAGTCTGGTACTGACGACTTCGGCAGCGAAAGCTACGGAATGGGTGGGTACGGGGGTACCCAATAA
- a CDS encoding GAF domain-containing protein: MRKLAGETGPASADSGTVASRIKVLLVDDYGEFRRTTAELLEHENDRIDVIEAASVEDALSYFDSESIDCIVSDYEMPETDGIEFVETVRQSNGDLPFILLTGQGSEKLASKAVSAGVTDYFVKGGGPEQYAVLTNRIENAVESYRFRRETARLSRINSLFREINRQVLLASTAEEIKEAVCEILTSSDAYQFAWIGEKNESGDIVPTAGGGDAFEYVEAMLSRYGRSAFDDGPFGHAIETGEQQVMSDIRVESSGQPWRELASEYGFRSMIVLPIQYTGSVPSVISIYADTPHAFDEAEQTVLSELAEIVADGLHSTATRAELEMREEVLRTITEVFTTRDGALREQIAELMQVGRSVLGTEYATLSQISGMEYGFEVLQTPDETIFSGGTIPLSETPCEKVIAREETVVMTDVDTECGDSGRDHIWDGEVNRYLGTPLTVGESIYGTLCFYGSGRSGTGFSDWDVTLVDLLSKWIGNELQTQRAEMGFTQLYETATDLLGVTSEEEAAKIVVSRARDIIGLPEVVLYTFDSDTNAFRPLAATDTGSHRAIPADEDSPVSSAFFAEETILRDEESAGAANGQTIADGKAVFVPLGDHGVLRAGDTTGGVFDTQTHRITELLGATIRTAFDRLTYETELEDRQRDLEQQTVQLEQMNRLTELSQKIHERVLRADSRSEIEQAVCDQLVASDICSFAWIGEYEADNDRVTPRTWAGTDRGFLEESRTPSNETPPPPAVQTARTNEQTLNNNIADGLRGKGWQRRLLERGFQSVVSIPLSYQQLSYGILTVYAKTPDTFDLPTQSVLEEVSETVGYAINSIETKQGLVADRAVELQLEATESDDIIHRIASIADAEVTFEGIVPQGDTSCIVFFSTDASPDDLQACLDTVPRIERLECLTDTEDTSLFEATVSGTQLALTVAEQGGAPQLLRSDGETLEIQLEVPQTVDIRQLIAELRRSCPDIELVSRHKRERGVQTRESFHSELTAQLTPRQFEVLLAAYYSGFYQSPRDKTGQQIADTLDISQPTFSHHLRVAVRKLLEQLFSEGGTTQHLDR; encoded by the coding sequence ATGCGGAAGTTGGCCGGTGAAACCGGGCCGGCATCAGCGGATAGTGGGACGGTCGCTTCGAGAATCAAGGTACTGTTAGTCGATGACTACGGGGAGTTCCGGCGGACGACAGCGGAGTTGCTGGAACACGAAAACGACCGCATCGATGTCATCGAGGCCGCAAGTGTCGAGGATGCACTCAGCTACTTCGATTCCGAGTCGATCGACTGCATCGTCAGTGACTACGAGATGCCCGAAACTGACGGGATTGAGTTCGTAGAGACGGTGCGACAGTCCAACGGGGACCTCCCGTTTATTCTGTTGACAGGCCAAGGGAGCGAGAAACTCGCCAGCAAAGCGGTTTCCGCCGGCGTCACTGATTACTTCGTCAAAGGTGGCGGCCCGGAGCAGTACGCAGTACTCACGAACAGAATCGAGAACGCGGTCGAGTCATACCGGTTCCGCCGAGAAACTGCGCGGCTATCACGGATTAATTCACTGTTCCGGGAGATTAATAGGCAAGTACTACTGGCATCGACGGCAGAGGAAATCAAAGAAGCCGTCTGTGAGATTCTGACCAGTTCGGACGCCTACCAGTTCGCCTGGATCGGCGAAAAGAACGAATCGGGTGATATCGTCCCCACTGCAGGCGGTGGGGACGCCTTCGAATACGTCGAGGCGATGCTCTCTAGATACGGCCGTTCGGCGTTCGACGACGGGCCGTTCGGCCACGCTATCGAAACCGGCGAACAGCAGGTGATGTCCGATATCCGGGTCGAATCGTCGGGCCAGCCCTGGCGCGAACTCGCATCGGAGTACGGTTTCCGGTCGATGATCGTCCTCCCGATCCAGTACACGGGATCAGTCCCGAGCGTCATTTCGATATACGCGGATACACCACACGCCTTTGACGAGGCGGAGCAGACCGTGCTGTCGGAGCTTGCGGAAATCGTCGCTGACGGGCTCCACTCAACGGCCACGCGTGCCGAACTCGAAATGCGCGAAGAGGTCCTGCGAACGATTACCGAAGTGTTCACCACGCGAGATGGGGCGCTACGAGAACAGATAGCTGAACTCATGCAAGTGGGCCGCAGCGTACTGGGAACCGAGTATGCGACGCTGTCACAGATCAGTGGGATGGAATACGGTTTCGAAGTACTCCAGACACCTGACGAAACGATCTTTTCAGGAGGGACCATTCCGTTGTCAGAAACGCCCTGTGAGAAGGTTATTGCGAGAGAAGAGACGGTCGTGATGACAGATGTCGATACCGAATGTGGCGACAGTGGTCGAGATCATATATGGGACGGCGAAGTCAATCGGTACCTCGGGACACCACTCACTGTTGGCGAGAGTATCTACGGGACGCTCTGTTTCTACGGATCTGGGAGGAGCGGAACCGGGTTCTCGGACTGGGACGTGACGCTCGTGGACCTGCTGAGCAAGTGGATCGGAAACGAACTGCAGACACAGCGTGCGGAGATGGGCTTTACGCAGTTGTACGAAACGGCAACGGACCTCTTGGGTGTGACATCAGAGGAGGAAGCCGCGAAAATCGTCGTCTCCCGGGCGCGCGACATCATCGGACTTCCCGAGGTCGTGCTGTATACGTTCGACAGCGATACGAACGCTTTCCGCCCGCTTGCGGCCACGGATACCGGATCGCACAGGGCGATCCCGGCAGACGAGGATAGCCCCGTGAGTTCAGCCTTTTTCGCCGAAGAAACGATATTGCGTGACGAGGAGTCGGCCGGTGCTGCGAACGGACAGACGATAGCCGACGGAAAAGCCGTGTTCGTCCCGCTGGGGGACCACGGCGTCCTTCGGGCAGGTGACACCACCGGCGGCGTGTTCGATACCCAGACTCACCGGATTACCGAGCTCCTCGGGGCGACGATTCGAACGGCGTTCGATAGGCTGACCTACGAGACGGAACTCGAAGACAGACAGCGCGATCTTGAGCAACAAACGGTTCAGCTTGAGCAGATGAATCGGTTGACAGAGCTGAGTCAGAAAATTCACGAGCGAGTCCTCAGGGCAGACAGTCGCTCCGAAATAGAGCAAGCGGTGTGTGACCAGTTGGTCGCATCTGACATCTGTTCGTTTGCCTGGATCGGCGAATACGAAGCCGATAACGACCGAGTCACACCACGGACGTGGGCAGGAACCGACCGTGGCTTTTTGGAAGAATCCCGCACGCCCTCGAATGAGACGCCGCCTCCACCAGCAGTCCAGACAGCCCGGACTAACGAACAGACGCTGAACAACAACATCGCGGATGGCCTCAGGGGGAAAGGGTGGCAGCGACGGCTACTGGAACGAGGGTTCCAGTCAGTCGTCAGTATTCCACTCAGCTATCAGCAGCTCTCCTACGGCATCCTGACCGTGTACGCGAAAACGCCGGACACGTTCGATCTGCCGACACAGTCAGTGCTCGAAGAGGTGAGTGAGACCGTCGGATACGCCATTAACAGTATTGAGACGAAGCAAGGGCTCGTCGCAGATCGGGCTGTCGAACTCCAGTTGGAAGCAACGGAGTCCGACGATATCATTCATCGGATCGCAAGCATCGCCGATGCAGAGGTCACATTCGAGGGTATTGTTCCACAAGGCGATACTAGCTGTATCGTGTTTTTCAGCACTGACGCTTCCCCCGATGACCTACAAGCATGTTTGGACACCGTTCCCCGGATTGAGCGACTAGAGTGTTTAACTGATACTGAAGACACGAGCTTGTTCGAGGCAACGGTCTCGGGAACACAACTCGCACTGACAGTCGCCGAACAGGGAGGGGCCCCGCAGTTACTCCGGTCCGACGGTGAGACGCTGGAGATACAGCTTGAGGTCCCACAGACTGTCGATATTCGCCAACTCATTGCTGAATTACGGCGTTCGTGTCCAGATATCGAACTCGTGAGCCGTCACAAGCGGGAGCGTGGTGTCCAGACCCGCGAGTCATTCCACTCGGAGTTGACGGCACAGCTGACCCCCCGGCAGTTCGAGGTCCTGCTTGCAGCCTACTATAGCGGGTTCTATCAATCTCCCCGGGACAAGACCGGCCAGCAAATCGCCGATACACTCGATATTTCACAACCAACGTTTAGCCATCATCTTCGGGTCGCTGTCCGGAAACTACTTGAGCAACTGTTTAGCGAAGGTGGAACGACCCAGCATCTAGATAGATAG
- a CDS encoding HalOD1 output domain-containing protein, with amino-acid sequence MSLEWNETETVFWANQYESPSEAIVTAIASKESVTETSLPPLYNQIDPDALDTLVTGQSNDDIQISFTYSGYTVRIRDSEIIEITPT; translated from the coding sequence ATGAGTCTGGAGTGGAACGAGACAGAAACTGTCTTCTGGGCAAACCAGTACGAATCACCGAGTGAAGCAATTGTGACCGCGATTGCATCTAAAGAATCCGTTACAGAAACGAGCCTCCCGCCGTTATATAATCAAATCGACCCGGACGCCCTCGACACGCTTGTCACGGGGCAGTCCAACGACGATATACAGATCAGTTTCACATACAGTGGGTACACCGTTCGAATCCGAGACAGCGAGATAATCGAAATCACGCCCACGTAG
- a CDS encoding lipopolysaccharide biosynthesis protein, with the protein MLDKLKRLIKRLLPASDDVMEQAVKSGVWVGVMNVTERGLELLLLVIVASLLSPRAFGLMGIALLTLSSLKKFSELGIKSALIQAEEDNVDDELNTAWTIETARGTVIGLILFLGAPFIASLFNQPAATDLFRVIALSPFIVGLRNPAVVYFQKSLDFHKEFVYRVSGAVAYFVVTVGIALYNPTVYALAIGFIAGDVARFLVSYVADGYRPWPSFDLDVAKKRYSFGKWVTANSILYFLYSRGDDAFVGWALMASALGFYQLAYRLSNAPATEITQTISSVTFSAYSKVQNDIEKLRSGYLQTLRMTTLASFPAAMGIAAVAPAFVEAFFTPEWRPMVPVMQLLAIYGLLRSMGATMGPVWKAVGRPDYIAKLSAVRVTLIAIFIYPATMMYGIEGTAALITGIYIFPMMPIDTYLISRTVEASPVRVLREVSYPLAASLGMAAAVTYVYQTVTLNAPVLEFILMVLVGIGVYVALALALMFSFNWEVKQNLESIFDTLA; encoded by the coding sequence ATGTTAGATAAACTAAAACGATTGATAAAGCGGCTGCTCCCTGCCAGTGACGATGTCATGGAGCAGGCTGTCAAAAGTGGCGTCTGGGTCGGCGTAATGAACGTCACTGAACGGGGGTTAGAGCTGCTGTTGCTAGTCATCGTTGCTTCACTGTTGTCCCCACGTGCATTCGGGTTAATGGGGATCGCGCTGTTGACGCTATCCTCACTCAAAAAATTCTCGGAGTTGGGTATCAAGTCCGCTCTGATACAGGCGGAAGAGGACAACGTCGACGACGAACTCAACACGGCTTGGACAATCGAGACAGCAAGAGGGACAGTAATTGGCTTGATCCTGTTCCTTGGGGCACCGTTTATAGCTTCGTTATTTAACCAACCTGCGGCGACCGACCTATTTCGGGTCATCGCCCTTTCGCCGTTTATTGTTGGGTTACGAAACCCTGCTGTCGTCTATTTCCAGAAGAGTCTAGATTTCCACAAAGAGTTCGTCTACAGAGTCAGCGGTGCGGTGGCATACTTCGTTGTCACCGTAGGCATAGCTCTCTATAATCCAACCGTATATGCCCTGGCAATCGGATTCATCGCCGGCGACGTCGCCCGGTTTCTCGTTTCATACGTCGCAGACGGATACCGGCCATGGCCTTCGTTTGATCTCGACGTTGCGAAAAAACGGTACAGTTTCGGGAAGTGGGTTACGGCCAACTCGATCCTCTATTTCCTATACAGTAGAGGGGATGATGCGTTTGTCGGCTGGGCGCTCATGGCGAGTGCACTAGGGTTTTACCAGCTTGCCTACCGGCTCTCGAACGCGCCGGCGACCGAAATCACACAGACGATCTCCAGTGTGACGTTTTCGGCCTATTCGAAGGTTCAAAACGATATCGAGAAGCTCCGATCCGGTTATCTCCAGACGCTCAGGATGACTACTTTGGCTTCGTTCCCAGCAGCAATGGGTATCGCGGCGGTCGCACCCGCATTTGTCGAGGCATTTTTTACCCCAGAATGGCGGCCAATGGTCCCGGTAATGCAGTTGCTAGCTATCTATGGGCTGCTGCGTTCAATGGGTGCGACGATGGGGCCGGTCTGGAAAGCGGTTGGACGACCGGACTATATTGCGAAACTCTCCGCTGTACGTGTGACCCTCATTGCTATATTCATCTATCCAGCTACGATGATGTACGGAATTGAGGGTACCGCGGCCCTCATTACGGGCATCTACATCTTCCCGATGATGCCGATAGACACCTACCTTATTTCCCGGACTGTCGAGGCGTCTCCGGTTCGAGTGCTCAGAGAGGTCTCGTATCCACTGGCAGCAAGTCTTGGGATGGCAGCCGCAGTGACCTACGTCTATCAGACAGTGACTCTCAACGCGCCGGTATTGGAGTTTATTCTGATGGTTCTAGTCGGTATCGGAGTCTATGTGGCTCTGGCTCTGGCTCTCATGTTTAGTTTCAACTGGGAAGTCAAGCAGAATCTCGAATCAATATTCGATACGTTGGCGTGA